The genome window GTCGGCTTCGGAGCAGCCCCATTGCCTCAAGACTGCGGACGAGTCTTTGAGTTGGGAGATGTCGGGGGTTTTCGCTTCTGGAGATGGAATACATGGCGATGGCGAGGCAAGAGTGGTGAAGAGGAGATTAAGGTTGAAGATTGGGGATTTGGGCAGGAATGGAATGAATTGCAGAGAGGTAGAGGAGTGAGAGCGAAAGAGGACTAAAGCATTGGCTTTTGGTATCATAATTTGACGAGGGTTTAAGATTAGGGTTTTCAAATTTGCAGAGTGAAGGGGGAATTTGGAGGTTGATATTAGTTAGACTGGTGAACCAGACGCCAGGATAAAATTTCTGGGCTACAAATCTGTGgtctttttttttgtcatttagcTAGATGATACTAGTCACACAGAGTACTATGTgtagtttttttaataatgttttttgataaattattttgtggCATGATTTAAAATGATGTTGTTctgatgttaaaaaaaaaaaaaattcattactcAGTATAggagttagaataatgaacattctaaaataagataatgtattttatgagttagaataatgtataatatattttatgaattataaaaatgtatttatgtgttaaaataatgtattttatgtgtttttaaattgaaatttacaCAATTATATAGATCATGATTTAATAATGATGGGTGTTTTCCTTAGTGCACGTAcgctttgaaatttgaaaacaatataattatatttcttgGGCTACACATGGTAGCAGATATGATGAGGGTAGTAGTAAGTAACATATGGTTTGCTAAGTTTGCGTTTGGGCTTGTGTTGTAGTCTTATTGGTATGAAAGAAAGCCTATCAGCACATTAAGAATGGGCTCAAACAATTATACAACATTATACGATGGGCTAAACTATCAATTTAGCTCCCTATTCGAATTCATGACAATTTTAtgttggccctgtttggtaaatggttattagctgattgggttagaaggtatgattagttgataacattagctgattgtattgtagaaagttgtttgatagattagctgttagctaataactgtttgatataatttcttttcttaaaaagctaattgaaaagactgctttgagtagccttttgaattttagtattttagagttacaaaaagcttattaaccaaacaattaactaatagtggtcaaataagtcaaagttggctgataggctgattatttaccaaacaggaccgtTATCACTTAAAATTGTTggactaaaattcaaaatgatcaaatatttggttttacCTTAGTCGCATTTGTTGAATAATTGATTTAATAatcataaagttttaaattttgctTCAAATCTTTGATGGGGCTGGACTATGTTGAAAAATGCAAAGTCAATGGGGTTTTTTGTGGTTCTCAACTAGCCCTAATGgaaatatagtaataaaaacTGTGGCTCACattttttgaatgaatcaaaGAGTGACATATAAGCAGGGAATATAAAATGGAGTAGAATGTGAGAGTATGTGTAGTATTACTCTTATTTAATATTGGTCTAATCTTCACCACAAGACAATGAATGGCTAAGAAGTATGTAGCCATAATGGTTTGGCCCCTActatttaaataggtttgttctTTGAGttatacaaaacaaaaattgtcTGATTTCTTCGTTTTAATCTCTCTCTTCAATTCGGGGATTGCCATGTTAACTTTGGGGGTAAGGGGGATGACGCAATTGTTTTGAACATACACCAGTAACCTTAAATTCACTTCTATAGCAATAATTATTTCATGACACGATATTCATTTATTTCTACACTATCAACTTTATTTTCCCAGCACACTCAACTCtgatatgttttttttgttaaaataaattcatataagATATACTTATGATAAAGGATTGTGAGGAATGGGTTGGCCGGACGTCTACCACACTTCACATACGTTTCTATCTCACGCACAGAGGTGAAATCCATAATAGCATGTGGAGAAAAGGCTCAAAATTTCCCAATAATTATATTGTGACCGTCACTAACTCGTATAGACGTAGTCGTAGGGGCAGGCCAGGCAGCGCACTTTGTTGCACGGACGTTCACCCAAACACCAAAACCTGATTGTCAAGTTGCACGTGGTCGTGAGTTCGATCCTTACAGATAGTGATTATGAAAAATCAtgcaatcaaaatttataaatttattaagcGATTTTAGCTCAGTAGTAGAGCATGTGGCTTGTATCCACAGATAGGGACTATGAAAAATCAGACACTAtaactcaagaaaaaaaaaaaaaaaaagttccgctccaaatttatttatttactgaGTAATACCGAGTATCCTTTAACTCcttaatttatttagttttgtaagtatatttttatattcccCATTTTATTGACTTTGTCTGTGTTGTAGACTTATGGaatttgagaaataaaatttattagagGACCACTAAATGGAATGTACATACCTATGTGAAAGGTGCTTCTTGTCACTACATTATTCATCGTATTATAGTCGGGGACGGATCTAGAGGAGAGCAATTACCCTCTCACCACTCCAttcttattatataattatatatgtatatattgcatatattttagtaaaaataaataatatatattattatacatgaatGTTATTAAAAGTTGAGATAGTTTAGttgataaataataattattttctatGACATATCTAGGGCTCATCtcaaatattgtttttttttttttttaaaaaaaaggctCAAATATTGTTAATTGCACAGatatacaatttatttcatatttactatatataaataattttattaaaaattttgaatccatcattaattatagtatataattatttaagaaaTTTTAGGGTGCCATACTATATTATTTAAGAAAGGCATATTTTAATAATCTTTagaaatgtaattttaaaatagaaataaaataaaagcaaagAAGTGTTTGCTCCTTTTCTGCAGTAGCCTGGCTGTTATGATTGATGTATAATATATGATAGTACCATGCATAAATATATTCtgatactaattattatttaatacaatTATTTTCAACTTTTGTAGTTGTTACAATTTTGTCAgccttttatttttggttctatTATAGAAAATATGGTATATATATCATAACGTGTCATAGAATTTTCTTATATTgatataaatttaaaagttgcttaatctttttttctttttttgaaacattcattctatatatactttattgcaAATAATTAAACACTCTTCCTAGCACTCTAGCCTTGACCTCCATTAAGTTTATGTTGGCTCAAAATAATTGGCATGgactattttcatttttagtcttatGATGAATATActttcactattttcatttttagtcatatgatggatatacttcatattttatctttaaatattatttttttatcacaTTTAAACTTTTTGACCAAATCttctataaaaagaaaaaaaaaacaatcacaatacattacatttttattttaaaattataccgATTTGACCATATCAACACCTGGGGAAGAAAATGTATAGTTTTGCATGACAATACCATgcattttgattatttttcatAAGAGATTTAATTAGTTGAAAGGATGAATTtaacaaaaagaataaaagtcATTAACCAAATGTAACAAAAGTaatacttaaaatttaaatacaaaagtaacaTAAAAGTTATGTgatcaaaagtaaaaataattctaattaagACCAATATTAGTCGTTACTCGAATATGCTTTAGATGAAGTTCACCTTGTGACACTAGctggcaaaggatcacaaggagataaatcagTTTAGACTGTACATATTTGattggctcaaatcaagaaggccagTAAACATTTCCCACGTGAAATAAAACTTGAAACTTTGTATTCGCCAAGTTAATGTGAGCTAGGCTTCTTAATTCTTATCCTCCATGGTTGAAATCTTAGCTTTTTCATAGTTCCCAATAGTTGAAAAGATAAGTTATATATGATGATTAAAGATAGAGGTCAGCCcactttattttttactttgtatCAATAGCCTGCAATGTTTTTATTAAAAGTCAGTCCCACTAGGGGAGAAAAAAAGAGGGCCAAactaataaagttttaaagCCAATTTCAAGTGGAAGCACCAGAAATTGGACCCATTTTTGCTTTTGTGAGTCTTTTACGAGGGGATCCTATGAATTATAAATTCTTTTACAACATCTAATACCCCCTGCCTCAATTTTTTCGCTGCATTTACTAAGTAACTTTTTATCCCAATGACCTCAAGCAGTCAAGCTCGGACCCGACAAAACATCTGGAGAATGTAAATTATGTTAACTCAGTTGAACACATAGACTAGACGTTTGTTTACTACCGCAAGAAGTCCCATCACTTTAAGACGTTGCTCCCACGTTATCGCTGGTGAGAGTGTGAGACTCGATCCCTTATCATTGTTCCCATATTTCACTCATGTGACTAATTGAGTTGTCCATGCAGACAATTGTGAACAACAATTATTTCTCCTATAATTATAGTGTGTTCATCTGAGTTTCAAAATGCACTTTTAGGTAATAATTACAGACTTtcttgtaaattaaaaaattaataatataatttggcaATTTGCAACTAACATGTTAACCTGATAAATTTACAATGTGACTAATTTTAACTTCAAATAAATACGATGTatgaattacaaaataaataaataaaatgtcataGAAACAAAATTTTACCCCCAAAAAATATAGTCAGATTCAAATAACTACTACAAAACCAAGGCTGATTTTGCACTGTGGATAGAAAAtgcaaataaagaaaaaggaaaatatataatatttgactGACATTATTGTACTCAGGATATCCCGACGGATGAACTGCTCCTTTttattcttctctttttttacACATCCAGTACTATACATTTTCGTCTCATGATGTTTATATGATATCCTTTTttgaaagataaaaataattattactccgtaatttaaataaataaaataaaataaaataaaaacaactacGGAATACGGAGTACAATGATGAATAATATGAATGAcaacttttataaataaaaaacatttcTATAAGTAATGAAAGTAAAATTATTActctatttataaaaatgttacaactctcatttatatattaatattttatatgcgCGATGcgtaaaaatatatgttaaatattaaaactttaattatattaaaatattttttaaataataatatataattctttaaaatttataattatagagTTCATAATTGATAAAGTCagcatatcatatcatataaataattatgatataattaatattattaaaataaaaattttaaatatgataattgAGTAATTGAGTTAGGGAAGCGCGTGAAGTGAGGTGAGGGGCCAAAGAAGGTAAGATTTGTTGTGGTCTGACACATGGCATCAGTCAAAGCTGTCTTCACTTTGTCAGCGACAAATGCCGCCCAGCCTGTCCTCCGTAACAAGACAAAACCCCCGTGTCCCCTTTTCCTTTCCATATCCCCATTTTACCCTTCACTCACAACAACAATCAATTCTTTTGAGTCCCATGAGTAGCTCAATCAGTTTTAAAAGATTCAGAGAGTTCGATTAAGTAGTATATCACTTGAACTAGCTCTGTGAGATGAAACACGAAATAACTCAAAGAGACAAAGAGCAGTTAAGTAATATATCACTTAAACTAGTCCTGTGAGATGAAACACGAAACAACTCAACCTATCTTAAAAGATTCAGAGAGTTCAGTTAAGTAGTATATCACTTGAACTAGTCCTATCACGAAACAACGCTAGAGATATCAGATAAGCATTAATTTTAATGATCAAACCAACCGAGCTAACTTTGCATGAGAGGGATAATGCTTTTTTTAATGGTTTTGGTATTTggattaagaaattaattggaATTAAAAAAAGACAGGCAGACATGAATTAGACCATTAGTTATAAACAGTTAAAGAAAAGGCCAAATGCAAAGAAGCATATATTCTTAATAAAGTTTTTGAACAAAAAGAATCAGATGATAAAAGGAACAACTGAATACATCAAATGGTCAACTCCAATCACTTCATATTCAAcactcttctttttctttttctctcttttttttttccctcctgCAAACTACCATTATCCCTATCAATTTCACTGCacaattttcttgaaaaataatcttgaaaaagaaaaaaatggaagTAATATTAATATACTTGATTGAATAGCCTTCCTGCAGATTCCAAGAACAATAGCCATTAGCCAAAAGCCATCTTTCCTTGTCTTTTACCTCTTATTATGTTGTTTTGCTTTGATTCTATGGAGGTGAAGCTCTGGGTTCCTGAGGAGGTGTTTGCGTGTCGGACCCTTTTGATGGATCATCGGAGGATTGTCGTCGCAATCCATCGTCAGTTTCGCCCCCACGGTTGATCTCCTCCATCATCCTCACCACGTCGGGCATCGAGGGTCTCTGGTCGGGAACCATGGCAACACATGCCATTCCAATCTGAAGTAGTTGCACCATCTCTTCTTCCGCATTGTGATACCTCATTAGCTCAACGTCGAACACTTCAGCCGTCCATTCCTCCCTAACGACGCTTTGGACCCATCGGGGCAAATCAATGCCCTCTTCGCCTAATGAGGCCTGGTTTGGCGATTTGCCCGTTAGAAGCTCCAACAACAACACCCCGTAGCTGTACACGTCCGACTTAAACGTGACCTTTCGGGTCTCGAGCACCTCCGGTGCCCGATACCCCGCAACCCTGTGGTTGACTGGGGTTGAGCTCGAGAACAAAGGGTTTAATCCATAATCCGATAGACAGGCTTCGTGGTTGTCCTGCTTGAGCAGGATGTTCGACGCCTTTATGTTGCCATGCACTACCTTTCCTCCCGCGTGAAGATATGCAAGCCCTCTGGCTGCACACAACGCAATTTTCATTCTCGTGTCCCAGTCTAGGGGCGTTCGCCCAGACCCTCTACTACCTACACAAGATAACCCGTAACCGAGTATATCAGTTTCAGCATTGTGATTACCATTACAGAACAATGCCATACAGCTTCAGTAAACAGGAAAACGACATATCCAGTTACCCTCAAAGAAAGGATGACTGAGTTTTCAAGCATTCCAAGTTAGGTTTACTGGTCCAAACCAAACGTAAGGTGCATCAAACCGAAAACCCAAATTTATTACacaccaaaaaaagaaaagaaagaaactcAAGACAGATTTACAAGCAAACGAATAACAACCGCCATATTGCTTACATCCAAAGTAAAGGAGGCCAAGAATTTGGATTGCAAAAAAGCTAAAACAATGATGATATAACCATTTGCTTTAGTTGACCTTTTCATTAGCAATTGTGAACAAACAAAGCTGGTATAGGGCATAATAGGAAACATGACAGCATATTTAGCTTTCACTAGTTGCTTAAATAAAGGATAAAGCTTGGACAAGAAAAGTCTGCCTTCCCAATTTTTTAATCCAATCATTTACTAAGGAGAAAAGCATGTCAGCTTGTGAATCATGGTGGTATGTTGCAAATGCAGTGTTGGCCTTCAAATTCTAGTGTACTAAAAGCAATATAATAAACCACCATTGGCCATTCAGCAGACCTTGAAATTTTAGACATGAAATGACAGTACAacctttgaatttgaattattaAGGTTACATCTAATTTGTTTAGgtaaaaaccaacaaaaatgtTGCGGCTAGCTGTTACACCGTACAATCAAAATTAATCTATGTTGGTACCAAACTTCAATAATTGatagggaaaagaaaaaaaagtctaGTCTTGAGAAACACTCTAAACTGTAGCCAAAATTTGGCAAAACTCAGAAGTGGTGTATCCCATTGTCATGaaactaaaaacaaaattctagtTAGGGACAACCCAGCCAAGTTGGTTATGCCTGGCGGTTTATGGGTAACATAGGACCAGTTATAGACAATCTAGACAGGTTTCTATATTATGGACAATCTATCCTCCCAAACTGACCAGTTGAGTTGTCCATGCGAGCATATTATGGACAATCTAGACTAGTTTCTTTGTTGGCTAAAGTCAAAGGCCGGATTTACTCAGTAGACACTTGGGTTTCCTAGTCTTCAAAAACAATTATAGTCcataaaaattcaagaaatgtgAATTTTCATAACTGCAACACCATGATCTTCTTGTTAAGATGCAAATATGgtaaaaatttgagaaatattAGAGAGAAAGTGAGAGAGGGAGATGAAGGGGATACCATGAAGAAGAGCAGATAAGCTTCCGGCAGGCATGTAATCAAAGACTAACAATTTCTCATCTTTTGAGAAGTAAAACGCTCTTAACGGAAGCACATTCTCGTTTTTAAGCTTCCCCAAACCTTCCAATTGCTGCTCAAACTCTTTCCGGCTAACCGCCACGTCTTTCAGCCTCTTCACAACCACCGTGGTCCCCTCCTCCAGCACCGCCTTGTAGCTAGTTCCGACGCTGCCTTTCCCCAGAACCTCCGCCGACGCCCTCAACAGATCCTCCAGATCGAAACTGTAGCCTCCGCCGTCGAAAAACACCAGCTTGTTCCTCTCCCCTTCCATTGACCCTCCGGTGACGTCATCCTTCGATGACGACGTTCCGGCCTCCCCGGCGGCGGCTGCCGCCGCCGCCCTGGTGACCTCCGATGGCTTCTGCGTTTTTTCCGCCTCCTTTCTCCTACTTTTTCGCAGGCAGAGGAAGAGGATGAGAAGTAAGAGGAGAAAGGCGGCGACTGAGCCAACGACAATTCCGATAATGGCGGCGGCAGAGAGCTTCTTCGATTTCTTATGCTCCGTCGGGATATTGGGCTGGATTGAAGGGGAAGGCGTCGGAGAAGGGAAGAACGGGGAGCAGGACGGCAATGGGCCGCCGCAGAGCTGGAGGTTTCCGGCGAAAGAAGACGCCGGAAATTTGGATAGTGTAGTGGGAATAGAGCCATTTAGGCGATTATTCGAAACATTGAAATCAGTTAACCCTAACGGATTAATGCTAGGGATTGTCCCATTAAAGCCATTGTTCTGCAAGTAAAGGCGAGTCAAATTCCCCAAATTGTTAACAGCGAACGGGATTGGCCCGGAAAAGTTGTTAGACGACATGTCAAGTCGGATAAGCCGGGTTAAACCGGTAATACCCTCCGGAAACCCGCCGGAGAACAAGTTGTTCTGGAGATAGAGGCTACGTAGTAGCTTAAGATTAGAGAAATCCTGCGGGATTGGACCGGTCAACCGGTTGGACCGGAGACTAAGAACCCGGAGCCGGCTCAACCGGCCCAAAGTATTCGCCGGAATATTCCCTACTAAACCGACGCCGGGAAGCCGGAGAGCGAAAACAAAGGAGCTGTTATCATCACATTGCACGCCCACCCACGTGCACGCCGAGGCGGAGGCGTTCCACTGGACCCGGCTCGCGTGTGGGACCCTCGACAGGAAAGCAAGGAGGGCTTGCTTGTCCTGAGTCGGCTCCGAGTTGACTCGGTGGTCGTGACTCATTAACGCCACCGCCATAGCAAACCACAGAAGAAACCGAGAATTCAAAATCGCCgccataatattctttttttctcaaaaaattctTGAACAGCTGCACTTCTGGACTGATTCAAAACCCAGCCGCCGGCAAGGTTccatgagagagagagagagagagagaatcgaaatttagagagagagagagagagagagaaatctcGCTCTGCTCTCCGAAAGAGATAGAAGCGGAGCAGAGTGTGGGAGAGACGGAGAGAGTTAAAGAACGTTTTTATTTTGCTGCGTTTTGTTATCTCACGCGACTCCCCCAGCGCGTTCAGAAACTTAAACCAAAACATCATAGTATAATCACGATAGCCAATAAATACCCCCTACGTAGGTAATgctaaaatactccgtaacggcgataatgtataattgtatgtcGGGATTTGGTATCTAATCGCTTACGATATGATACATTTGCAATTCTTTTTGAGAATAGATACATTTGCAATTCTAAATACCAATTATTTGATTCCATTCTTATTCTTTACATGTATTGCAAACTCTTTCAACAAGATGATGAATTGAATTAGATGCCTAATATttattgggtcacacttgtgtgagatcgtctcattgatctttattcgtgagacgggtcgggtcagatcaaagtaccatgcaaatgtcatacttatatatgcaaatatcatacttatatgctcaaatataacatttatcaagaatacaatttttgttacttaaaagagaaaaagtaatacatttttcataataagtaatgttgacaagtgccccttacttataagggcaaatataatacttttgaggaaaaaagtaatacttttaaattgaaatgtaaaagtattgtatttttccttaaaagtattacatttacccttataagtaacaaaaattttattcctgattagtattacatttgagcatataagtacaacatttgtacatataagtgtcacaattgcatattgacccgacccgtctcacggggagacggtctcacacaagtttttgccatatttATTATGTTGGAATGTTTGTGTAAACTATTTTTATCAGTTGATTATATTAGTTGGTTATAGAAATATGTTTTATAAATTAACTGTTTACTCTAAAGTAATTATTACAAGTAAAGTGATTTATAACGACATAAGTATATCATGTTATTTACTTAACTCTTaaattattttcacaatttattgttgtcatttattttttgttttattattaataatgctataataataataataaaatactcagtagttaataataattcaatactTTAGAGATTTGATGCGGAGAGAAGAAAAGGGCGAACAGAGGAGAAGGGAAAGGAAGAACTGTATTCTGTTTCATTGGTTACAACTTGTACACGCATGGTGAATATAAAGGTGGGTAGATGACGGTTGTAACTGATATGGAATATAGAGATTACAAGAATGCCCTTAGCTACTATTATCTAATATCCTCCCGTAAGCTGGAGCATGCAAATCTTGTATGCCTAGCTTAGATATGAACTGGTGAAACTGGAGGTTGGGTAGCGGCTTTGTAAAACCATCTGCAATTTGTTTCGAGGATGATACGGACAAAAGCTTGATCAATCCTTGATTCAATTTTTCCTTGACAATGTGGCAATCAATgtcaatatgtttggttcgtTCATGAAATACGTGATTCTCGGCTATGGCTACTGCAGACTTGCTATCACAAAATAATGTTGCAGGTCTTTGTGATTCAACTGGTAAGTCTTGAAGAAGGTACCTCAGCCACTGTACCTCACATACTGTGGCAGCCATGGCACGATATTCGGCTTCGGATGACAATTTTGAGACAGTAGCCTGCTTTTTGGACCTCCACGAAACCAATGCTGATCCTAGGAACACACAGTATCCTGTGATTGATCTCCGAATTTCAGTACATGCAGCCCAGTCTGAATCTGAAAAAACTTTGAGCTGGATGTCCATGTTAGCAGGGTGAAAGAGGCCTTGGCCAGGTGAACTTTTAATGTACCTCAGTACCCGATGCGCTGCTGTTAAATGTTGATCTGTTGGAGCCTCTACAAACTGTCTTAACCGTTGGATAGCGTAGGTAATGTCTGGCTTTGTAGCCGTGAGATATAGTAACTTTCCCACCAACCTTCTATAGCAACTGGTGTCGGCAAGGGGAGTATCATCATGTGTTAACTTTGAGTTGTGAGCCATCGGTGTGCTGGCAGGTTTGCAACCCAGAAAACCGGCTTAGTCTAAGATTTCCAGGGCATATTTGCGTTGGCATAGGTTGAGTCCCTTCTCTGTTGATCTTGCTTCAATCCCCAAGAAGTAACCAAGGGTGCCCAGATCCTTGATTTTGAATGTATCATCCAAAAAAAGACTTAAGTTCCTGGATTAGCTCTAAGCTTGCACTCGCTA of Ipomoea triloba cultivar NCNSP0323 chromosome 3, ASM357664v1 contains these proteins:
- the LOC116013492 gene encoding probable inactive receptor kinase At2g26730, coding for MAAILNSRFLLWFAMAVALMSHDHRVNSEPTQDKQALLAFLSRVPHASRVQWNASASACTWVGVQCDDNSSFVFALRLPGVGLVGNIPANTLGRLSRLRVLSLRSNRLTGPIPQDFSNLKLLRSLYLQNNLFSGGFPEGITGLTRLIRLDMSSNNFSGPIPFAVNNLGNLTRLYLQNNGFNGTIPSINPLGLTDFNVSNNRLNGSIPTTLSKFPASSFAGNLQLCGGPLPSCSPFFPSPTPSPSIQPNIPTEHKKSKKLSAAAIIGIVVGSVAAFLLLLLILFLCLRKSRRKEAEKTQKPSEVTRAAAAAAAGEAGTSSSKDDVTGGSMEGERNKLVFFDGGGYSFDLEDLLRASAEVLGKGSVGTSYKAVLEEGTTVVVKRLKDVAVSRKEFEQQLEGLGKLKNENVLPLRAFYFSKDEKLLVFDYMPAGSLSALLHGSRGSGRTPLDWDTRMKIALCAARGLAYLHAGGKVVHGNIKASNILLKQDNHEACLSDYGLNPLFSSSTPVNHRVAGYRAPEVLETRKVTFKSDVYSYGVLLLELLTGKSPNQASLGEEGIDLPRWVQSVVREEWTAEVFDVELMRYHNAEEEMVQLLQIGMACVAMVPDQRPSMPDVVRMMEEINRGGETDDGLRRQSSDDPSKGSDTQTPPQEPRASPP